The following nucleotide sequence is from Thermodesulfobacteriota bacterium.
AATAAACGAAGTCGACGCGGTCGAGGAGGAGCTCGAGGTGGAAATGCGCGACAGTTACCTGATGGGCATGATGCAAGACGAGCACGGCTATCCCACGGACGTTTTTAAAAACAGGTTCGACTACGACCCGGCCACCGGCAGGGTGCACTCATCCACAGCGGGCTACAAGTCGTGGTAAAAAGGCCGTGATGCGTGCACGTAATGCGCACAAAGCGCATTTGCCCGTCACGCGCGGCGCATACGTGTTAAGGTTTCCCGGATAGCAGTTCCAGGCGCTTCTTCGCCTCCTCTACCTGAGGCCGGTAGGCCTCGGGGGACGCTTCTATGAACTCGCTATAGTGTGCCGCGGCCTCATCGCCGCTGCCGGCCGCCTCCAGGGCGCGGGCCAGGCTGTAATGGAAGACCGCCACGGGCTTCAGCTCTATCGCCCGCCGGTACTCTGCGATCCCCTCTTCAACCCGCCCCATCCTGACATAGAGGGAAGCGAGGTTGTGCCGGGCCTCCGCGAACTCCGGCCTTATCTCTATGGCCTTCCGGTAGGCGGCTCGGGCCTCCACGGCCAACCCCTTTTCCTTATAGACGTTGGCGAGGTTATTGTAAGCCTCCGCATAGCCGGGCTTGTATTTTACGGCAAGGAGGTACTCCGAGACCGCGGCATCCGTCCTGCCATGGCGGCTGTATATGTTGCCGAGGCTGTTATGGGGTTCGGCCATGCCGGGGCTAATCTCCACGGCCCTTTCGTACTCGGTTACCGCCTCATCAATGAGCCCCTTTCCCTCGTAGGCGTAGCCGAGGTTATAGTGTATCCCCGGGTTGTCCGGGGCGAGCCCGAGAGCCTCTTGAAACTCCCTTACCGCTTCGTCAAACATGGCAGCCTCCCTGTAGAGCGTACCCAGGTTGTTATGGGCCATGACGTTATCCGGTTCGAGTTCGAGGGCCTTTTCATACTCCGCCGCCGCCTCCTCCGTCCTGCCCTGAGCTTTGTAGGCATTCCCCAGGTTCACGTGGAACCCGGCGAACTCCGGGTATTTCCCGAGCGCTTTCTTATAGCCCTCTACGGCCCTATCCTTAAGACCCAGCTCGCCGTATACGTTGGCGAGGTTATTGTGGGCCCGCGCCTTTTCCGGGCTTTTCACCGCCACATCCTCCCAGAGCGAGAGCCCCTCCCTCCAGACGAGATTCCTGGAGTAAGAGGCCGCACCGAATACGACGATGATAAAAAGCGGTAACAAGCTGGAAACCCTGTATGTTTTCGATCTTTCCCTCACGCCGACGTCTAACCCCCTCCCTGAAAAACCTATAGATTATCGACAAATTACAACGAATCAGGTAAGATTGCAAGGCAGTAATCCCGGTTGCTTCCCTGCGGGACGGGCGGGAAGATGGAAAAGAGGGAAAAAAGAGGGAAAAAGGGGGGGGGAAAGAGAAAAAAGATTGACGGAACACCGGAATATGTGGGTAAATTAGCTATTTGCAGATTAAGTGGAGGGAAACGCCCAATGCATCTGCGCATGGAAGAGTTCCAAGAAAAGCTGGCCGGGAAAAAGGTCTCCGTCGTAATCCCGGTTTATAACGAAAAAAACTACATCTATGAGGTCCTTCAGAGGGTCGTGGCTACCGGCATCCCGAGGGAGATAGTGGCGGTGGACGACTCATCGACCGACGGCACCACCGAGATGCTCAAACGGATAAAGGAGGAGTGGCGGGAGGAGTGCTCTCTGGAGATATTCTTCAAGGAGAAGAACGAGGGCAAGGGCGCGGCCTTGAGGGACGGGTTCCGCCGGGTGAGCGGCGATATAGTAATCATCCAGGACGCCGACTTCGAATACGACCCCGGCGACTACCCGCAGCTCCTAGAGCCCATACTCGACGGCAGGGCCGACTGCGTGTTCGGCTCGCGCTTCCTGGGGGGAACGCACAGGGTGCTCTTCTTCTGGCATATGCTCGGGAACAGGTTCCTGACGCTCCTCTCCAATATGCTCACTAACCTGAACCTCACCGACATGGAGACATGCTACAAGGTCTTCAGGACCGACGTAATAAAGAATATGGAACTTACCTCCAACAGGTTCGGCTTCGAGCCCGAGATAACGGCGAAGATAGCTCAAGGCGGGTGGAGACTTTACGAGACCTCCATATCGTACTCGGGGAGGACCTACGCGGAAGGCAAGAAGATCAACTGGAAGGACGGCGTGGCGGCCATATGGCACATATTAAAGTTCAACCTTTTCCCACAGACCTTTTCGCGGCCTGAAAAAGGAGGGTGATTTGAAAGGAATAATACTGGCGGGCGGGCTCGG
It contains:
- a CDS encoding tetratricopeptide repeat protein, with the translated sequence MLPLFIIVVFGAASYSRNLVWREGLSLWEDVAVKSPEKARAHNNLANVYGELGLKDRAVEGYKKALGKYPEFAGFHVNLGNAYKAQGRTEEAAAEYEKALELEPDNVMAHNNLGTLYREAAMFDEAVREFQEALGLAPDNPGIHYNLGYAYEGKGLIDEAVTEYERAVEISPGMAEPHNSLGNIYSRHGRTDAAVSEYLLAVKYKPGYAEAYNNLANVYKEKGLAVEARAAYRKAIEIRPEFAEARHNLASLYVRMGRVEEGIAEYRRAIELKPVAVFHYSLARALEAAGSGDEAAAHYSEFIEASPEAYRPQVEEAKKRLELLSGKP
- a CDS encoding glycosyltransferase family 2 protein, with amino-acid sequence MHLRMEEFQEKLAGKKVSVVIPVYNEKNYIYEVLQRVVATGIPREIVAVDDSSTDGTTEMLKRIKEEWREECSLEIFFKEKNEGKGAALRDGFRRVSGDIVIIQDADFEYDPGDYPQLLEPILDGRADCVFGSRFLGGTHRVLFFWHMLGNRFLTLLSNMLTNLNLTDMETCYKVFRTDVIKNMELTSNRFGFEPEITAKIAQGGWRLYETSISYSGRTYAEGKKINWKDGVAAIWHILKFNLFPQTFSRPEKGG